The Ciconia boyciana chromosome 2, ASM3463844v1, whole genome shotgun sequence genome has a segment encoding these proteins:
- the TMEM71 gene encoding transmembrane protein 71 isoform X3, protein MYGISHVALTPGASSTAFNGEHRRSLSQHIFPSYACAFLDDDPAYECRSTNPLTGSPSPCRRSPRLLSNGYYVLTEDSFLSDEEGNITLALSQTSVTYKENLVRVFRRRKKIRRSLASLFNLSASSSWLSSTILSNMDSSHADDPWPVEASQSEIGDSDFSSEYNSHVPQRQTPASNRASLTKDDEFLQPEKPFCASKSCSPLTKNANEETMSNAESRTVRNVLSQTVALITCLIISVCTRYFLGGLSATLLLIILVFLLSQDAAVSSFFSLDTSFKTTTFW, encoded by the exons GTTCAACAGCATTTAATGGAGAACATAGACGCAGCCTCTCACAACATATTTTTCCAAG ttATGCTTGTGCCTTTTTGGATGATGACCCTGCCTATGAGTGTCGTTCCACAAATCCTCTGACAGGCTCCCCTTCCCCATGTCGCCGCAGCCCTCGACTGCTTTCTAATGGTTATTACGTTTTGACAGAAGACAGTTTTCTGTCTGATGAAGAGGGCAACATAACACTGGCACTATCCCAGACAAGTGTTACATATAAAGAGAATTTAGTTCG GGTATTCAGGCGAAGGAAGAAAATCCGTCGCTCTCTTGCCAGCTTGTTCAACCTCAGTGCTTCCAGTTCATGGCTTAGCAGCACCATCCTCAGCAATATGGATTCCTCCCATGCAGATGATCCTTGGCCTGTAGAAGCCAGTCAGAGTGAGATTG GTGATTCagacttttcttctgaatataaTAGCCATGTGCCACAAAGGCAAACTCCAGCATCTAACAGAGCCTCTCTCACCAAAGATGACGAGTTTCTTCAGCCTGAGAAACCATTTTGTGCTTCAAAATCCTGCTCTCCATTAAcgaaaaatgcaaatgaagagaCTATGAGCAATGCAG aatcCAGGACAGTGCGAAATGTCCTTTCTCAGACAGTTGCACTGATCACATGTTTAATCATTTCAGTATGTACaag ATATTTTCTGGGAGGATTGTCTGCCACTTTGTTGCTGATAATTTTAGTTT TTCTTTTGTCCCAAGATGCTGCTGTGTCATCTTTCTTCAGTCTTGACACATCTTTCAAAACAACTACGTTTTGGTAA
- the TMEM71 gene encoding transmembrane protein 71 isoform X1 → MYGISHVALTPGASSTAFNGEHRRSLSQHIFPSYACAFLDDDPAYECRSTNPLTGSPSPCRRSPRLLSNGYYVLTEDSFLSDEEGNITLALSQTSVTYKENLVRVFRRRKKIRRSLASLFNLSASSSWLSSTILSNMDSSHADDPWPVEASQSEIGDSDFSSEYNSHVPQRQTPASNRASLTKDDEFLQPEKPFCASKSCSPLTKNANEETMSNAESRTVRNVLSQTVALITCLIISVCTRYFLGGLSATLLLIILVFLLSQDAAVSSFFSLDTSFKTTTFWVQEFNVSRGQQDHLADLSAFESSILEVRNHKAQLGEPYCSDSLMF, encoded by the exons GTTCAACAGCATTTAATGGAGAACATAGACGCAGCCTCTCACAACATATTTTTCCAAG ttATGCTTGTGCCTTTTTGGATGATGACCCTGCCTATGAGTGTCGTTCCACAAATCCTCTGACAGGCTCCCCTTCCCCATGTCGCCGCAGCCCTCGACTGCTTTCTAATGGTTATTACGTTTTGACAGAAGACAGTTTTCTGTCTGATGAAGAGGGCAACATAACACTGGCACTATCCCAGACAAGTGTTACATATAAAGAGAATTTAGTTCG GGTATTCAGGCGAAGGAAGAAAATCCGTCGCTCTCTTGCCAGCTTGTTCAACCTCAGTGCTTCCAGTTCATGGCTTAGCAGCACCATCCTCAGCAATATGGATTCCTCCCATGCAGATGATCCTTGGCCTGTAGAAGCCAGTCAGAGTGAGATTG GTGATTCagacttttcttctgaatataaTAGCCATGTGCCACAAAGGCAAACTCCAGCATCTAACAGAGCCTCTCTCACCAAAGATGACGAGTTTCTTCAGCCTGAGAAACCATTTTGTGCTTCAAAATCCTGCTCTCCATTAAcgaaaaatgcaaatgaagagaCTATGAGCAATGCAG aatcCAGGACAGTGCGAAATGTCCTTTCTCAGACAGTTGCACTGATCACATGTTTAATCATTTCAGTATGTACaag ATATTTTCTGGGAGGATTGTCTGCCACTTTGTTGCTGATAATTTTAGTTT TTCTTTTGTCCCAAGATGCTGCTGTGTCATCTTTCTTCAGTCTTGACACATCTTTCAAAACAACTACGTTTTG GGTTCAGGAGTTCAATGTATCCCGAGGGCAACAAGACCATCTGGCAGACCTCTCAGCCTTTGAATCGAGTATATTGGAAGTTAGAAACCACAAGGCACAACTTGGAGAGCCATATTGCAGTGATAGTCTCATGTTTTGA
- the TMEM71 gene encoding transmembrane protein 71 isoform X2, whose protein sequence is MDFPGSTAFNGEHRRSLSQHIFPSYACAFLDDDPAYECRSTNPLTGSPSPCRRSPRLLSNGYYVLTEDSFLSDEEGNITLALSQTSVTYKENLVRVFRRRKKIRRSLASLFNLSASSSWLSSTILSNMDSSHADDPWPVEASQSEIGDSDFSSEYNSHVPQRQTPASNRASLTKDDEFLQPEKPFCASKSCSPLTKNANEETMSNAESRTVRNVLSQTVALITCLIISVCTRYFLGGLSATLLLIILVFLLSQDAAVSSFFSLDTSFKTTTFWVQEFNVSRGQQDHLADLSAFESSILEVRNHKAQLGEPYCSDSLMF, encoded by the exons GTTCAACAGCATTTAATGGAGAACATAGACGCAGCCTCTCACAACATATTTTTCCAAG ttATGCTTGTGCCTTTTTGGATGATGACCCTGCCTATGAGTGTCGTTCCACAAATCCTCTGACAGGCTCCCCTTCCCCATGTCGCCGCAGCCCTCGACTGCTTTCTAATGGTTATTACGTTTTGACAGAAGACAGTTTTCTGTCTGATGAAGAGGGCAACATAACACTGGCACTATCCCAGACAAGTGTTACATATAAAGAGAATTTAGTTCG GGTATTCAGGCGAAGGAAGAAAATCCGTCGCTCTCTTGCCAGCTTGTTCAACCTCAGTGCTTCCAGTTCATGGCTTAGCAGCACCATCCTCAGCAATATGGATTCCTCCCATGCAGATGATCCTTGGCCTGTAGAAGCCAGTCAGAGTGAGATTG GTGATTCagacttttcttctgaatataaTAGCCATGTGCCACAAAGGCAAACTCCAGCATCTAACAGAGCCTCTCTCACCAAAGATGACGAGTTTCTTCAGCCTGAGAAACCATTTTGTGCTTCAAAATCCTGCTCTCCATTAAcgaaaaatgcaaatgaagagaCTATGAGCAATGCAG aatcCAGGACAGTGCGAAATGTCCTTTCTCAGACAGTTGCACTGATCACATGTTTAATCATTTCAGTATGTACaag ATATTTTCTGGGAGGATTGTCTGCCACTTTGTTGCTGATAATTTTAGTTT TTCTTTTGTCCCAAGATGCTGCTGTGTCATCTTTCTTCAGTCTTGACACATCTTTCAAAACAACTACGTTTTG GGTTCAGGAGTTCAATGTATCCCGAGGGCAACAAGACCATCTGGCAGACCTCTCAGCCTTTGAATCGAGTATATTGGAAGTTAGAAACCACAAGGCACAACTTGGAGAGCCATATTGCAGTGATAGTCTCATGTTTTGA
- the TMEM71 gene encoding transmembrane protein 71 isoform X4, translating to MDFPGSTAFNGEHRRSLSQHIFPSYACAFLDDDPAYECRSTNPLTGSPSPCRRSPRLLSNGYYVLTEDSFLSDEEGNITLALSQTSVTYKENLVRVFRRRKKIRRSLASLFNLSASSSWLSSTILSNMDSSHADDPWPVEASQSEIGDSDFSSEYNSHVPQRQTPASNRASLTKDDEFLQPEKPFCASKSCSPLTKNANEETMSNAESRTVRNVLSQTVALITCLIISVCTRYFLGGLSATLLLIILVFLLSQDAAVSSFFSLDTSFKTTTFW from the exons GTTCAACAGCATTTAATGGAGAACATAGACGCAGCCTCTCACAACATATTTTTCCAAG ttATGCTTGTGCCTTTTTGGATGATGACCCTGCCTATGAGTGTCGTTCCACAAATCCTCTGACAGGCTCCCCTTCCCCATGTCGCCGCAGCCCTCGACTGCTTTCTAATGGTTATTACGTTTTGACAGAAGACAGTTTTCTGTCTGATGAAGAGGGCAACATAACACTGGCACTATCCCAGACAAGTGTTACATATAAAGAGAATTTAGTTCG GGTATTCAGGCGAAGGAAGAAAATCCGTCGCTCTCTTGCCAGCTTGTTCAACCTCAGTGCTTCCAGTTCATGGCTTAGCAGCACCATCCTCAGCAATATGGATTCCTCCCATGCAGATGATCCTTGGCCTGTAGAAGCCAGTCAGAGTGAGATTG GTGATTCagacttttcttctgaatataaTAGCCATGTGCCACAAAGGCAAACTCCAGCATCTAACAGAGCCTCTCTCACCAAAGATGACGAGTTTCTTCAGCCTGAGAAACCATTTTGTGCTTCAAAATCCTGCTCTCCATTAAcgaaaaatgcaaatgaagagaCTATGAGCAATGCAG aatcCAGGACAGTGCGAAATGTCCTTTCTCAGACAGTTGCACTGATCACATGTTTAATCATTTCAGTATGTACaag ATATTTTCTGGGAGGATTGTCTGCCACTTTGTTGCTGATAATTTTAGTTT TTCTTTTGTCCCAAGATGCTGCTGTGTCATCTTTCTTCAGTCTTGACACATCTTTCAAAACAACTACGTTTTGGTAA